Proteins from a single region of Pseudomonas sp. 10S4:
- a CDS encoding FAD/NAD(P)-binding protein — MKTLVIIGAGFSGAVTAIQFLQVCAPNTRVILLNRSGEMARGLAYGTSSSRHLLNVPAGNMSALVDQPDHFLRFCESRLPGTRASSFVPRKLYGEYLSGLLADAAFRCGPGVSFERMTVEAHVLEPKNGTALVHLADGRQLAADHVILAFGNFSPFNPPVTAVARAEGRYLADPWSGALEVPINPLAPVLLLGAGLTALDVALTLDQQGHTGPVYMLSRRGVQPLPHRASRNSSVVASDIVEQLLSSKPTVVSYLRKMRSLAAAGQQDDIDWRDIIGALRPVTAKLWGRLPDKEKQRFLRHAQVYWDAHRHRVAPASFAIFSDRIKERRLLPMAGRICGIEVQPDGLRVQVGLRGSGCIESIEVSHIINCTGPNSNLARVDDQLIVQLRKAGLIQLDSLGLGVCVDESLAVRDSNGAPSTWLSYVGPMLKAQFWEATAVPELRVYAKTLAVRIAASMR, encoded by the coding sequence GTGAAAACGCTGGTTATTATTGGTGCCGGCTTTAGTGGTGCGGTTACGGCCATTCAGTTTTTGCAGGTGTGCGCGCCGAACACTCGCGTCATCCTCCTTAACCGTTCGGGTGAAATGGCCAGGGGGCTGGCTTATGGAACGAGTAGCTCCAGGCATTTGCTGAATGTACCTGCTGGTAATATGTCGGCGTTGGTCGATCAGCCGGACCACTTTCTACGTTTTTGTGAAAGTCGGTTGCCTGGTACACGGGCGTCTTCCTTCGTCCCGCGCAAACTCTATGGCGAGTATCTATCCGGTCTGCTGGCCGATGCTGCATTTCGTTGTGGTCCTGGTGTAAGTTTTGAGCGCATGACCGTCGAGGCTCACGTTCTTGAGCCGAAGAATGGAACGGCCTTGGTTCATCTGGCTGACGGTCGACAATTGGCGGCGGATCATGTGATTCTCGCTTTTGGTAATTTTTCACCTTTTAATCCACCCGTTACCGCAGTAGCGCGGGCTGAAGGGCGTTACCTTGCTGACCCATGGTCCGGGGCGCTGGAAGTGCCGATCAATCCGCTGGCACCCGTTCTGCTATTGGGCGCAGGCTTAACCGCTCTTGATGTGGCCTTGACGTTAGATCAGCAAGGTCATACTGGGCCGGTTTATATGCTTTCGCGACGAGGCGTTCAGCCATTGCCGCATCGCGCCAGCCGGAATTCGTCAGTTGTTGCTAGTGACATAGTCGAGCAGCTTCTATCGTCCAAACCGACAGTGGTGAGTTACCTTCGAAAGATGCGTTCGCTGGCGGCGGCCGGGCAACAAGACGATATCGATTGGCGGGATATTATTGGTGCGTTGAGACCTGTGACCGCCAAGTTGTGGGGTCGGCTGCCTGATAAGGAGAAGCAACGGTTTTTGCGCCATGCGCAAGTTTACTGGGACGCACATCGTCACAGGGTCGCGCCGGCATCATTTGCGATTTTTTCTGATCGGATCAAAGAACGTAGGCTCCTGCCAATGGCCGGTAGAATCTGCGGTATAGAAGTACAGCCAGACGGTTTGCGTGTTCAAGTCGGGTTGCGCGGATCTGGTTGCATTGAGTCCATTGAGGTTTCCCATATCATCAATTGCACTGGGCCCAATTCAAATCTTGCCCGGGTTGATGATCAGTTGATTGTTCAGCTTCGTAAGGCCGGGTTGATACAGTTGGATTCTCTCGGGCTTGGTGTGTGTGTAGACGAATCTCTCGCGGTTAGGGATAGCAATGGAGCTCCCTCAACCTGGTTAAGCTATGTTGGCCCGATGCTCAAGGCTCAGTTTTGGGAAGCCACGGCCGTACCGGAATTGAGAGTTTATGCGAAGACCTTGGCTGTCCGGATTGCAGCCAGCATGCGGTAG
- the cysC gene encoding adenylyl-sulfate kinase produces the protein MTENLVVHKTSVDQAQRSAIKQQRPAVLWFTGLSGAGKSTIANALEQALLEHHRHTYLLDGDHLRLGLCRDLGFNDDDRAENIRRIAEVAKLFVDAGLIVVSAFISPFRRDRAMAREVIGEAYFVEVYINTSLVECERRDPKGLYGKARSGLIKNFTGIDSLYEPPVSPDICINTLEDDVPTAVAKIMSFLVGRFEL, from the coding sequence ATGACTGAAAACCTTGTCGTTCATAAAACGTCCGTTGACCAGGCGCAACGTAGCGCCATCAAGCAACAACGGCCTGCAGTGCTTTGGTTTACCGGGCTCAGTGGCGCCGGGAAGTCGACGATCGCCAATGCCCTTGAGCAAGCATTGCTCGAGCATCATCGTCATACCTATTTGTTGGATGGCGATCACTTGCGCCTCGGTCTTTGTCGCGACCTGGGATTTAACGATGATGATCGGGCTGAAAATATCCGGCGAATTGCTGAGGTTGCCAAATTATTTGTCGACGCAGGTTTGATTGTCGTTAGTGCATTTATTTCTCCGTTTCGACGTGATCGGGCTATGGCGCGGGAAGTTATTGGTGAGGCCTACTTTGTCGAGGTCTATATCAATACTTCTTTGGTTGAGTGCGAGCGCCGCGATCCCAAAGGGCTTTACGGGAAGGCACGCTCTGGTTTGATAAAGAACTTTACTGGTATCGACTCTTTGTATGAACCGCCAGTGAGTCCGGATATTTGCATCAATACGCTGGAGGATGATGTTCCGACGGCTGTCGCAAAAATCATGAGTTTTTTGGTTGGGCGGTTTGAACTGTGA
- a CDS encoding glycosyltransferase, with product MLVEFKPDVVHFFHLNRLGTGLIDKAVAAGVPAFYTPTDFWSVCPTAQLLRCGGRACAGPSPDAGNCAIHFAANMLGDRVGKLITAVPDVFSDYLVRIARSPLMPSVSFVQELRALDGRLERNVNRLNVLHRIFAPNKMIEELLLRHGVRKDILVRSPYGINLDLAVVPRERNGGTRPLRLGFIGTLAPHKGCHVLLQALQGLSSSDINLKIYGKQTDFPEYAARLRQLAGDNASVEFCGTFPNNEIFGVFGQLDALVVPSVWNENTPLVVYSAQAAGCPVVASDVPGIAEVVADGVDGLLFEPGSASELERALRRLLDCPGLLAGLALNSKSPKSVSSYVDELLDAWHSAVN from the coding sequence TTGCTTGTCGAGTTCAAGCCTGACGTCGTTCATTTTTTTCACCTTAATCGTTTGGGCACTGGCCTGATCGATAAAGCGGTGGCTGCAGGCGTGCCGGCTTTTTACACCCCTACCGACTTTTGGAGTGTATGCCCGACTGCGCAGTTGCTGCGTTGTGGTGGTCGCGCCTGTGCGGGCCCCAGTCCCGATGCAGGCAATTGTGCAATCCATTTTGCCGCCAATATGCTCGGCGATCGGGTAGGCAAGCTGATCACAGCAGTTCCGGATGTTTTCAGCGATTATTTGGTGCGTATTGCTCGCTCTCCATTGATGCCTAGCGTTTCCTTTGTCCAGGAACTCCGTGCCCTTGACGGTCGACTTGAGCGCAACGTCAACAGGCTCAATGTTTTGCACCGCATCTTTGCTCCCAACAAGATGATCGAAGAACTGTTGTTACGCCACGGTGTCAGAAAGGACATTCTTGTCAGATCGCCATACGGCATCAATCTTGATTTGGCTGTGGTTCCTCGGGAACGAAATGGCGGCACTCGTCCCTTGCGGCTCGGATTTATAGGAACGCTTGCGCCACACAAGGGGTGTCACGTCCTGTTGCAGGCCTTGCAGGGCCTTTCATCCAGCGACATAAATCTCAAAATCTACGGCAAGCAAACGGACTTTCCTGAGTACGCCGCTCGGCTGCGACAATTGGCTGGTGATAATGCGAGTGTGGAGTTTTGCGGTACATTTCCAAATAATGAGATTTTTGGCGTTTTTGGGCAGCTTGATGCCTTGGTCGTTCCCTCTGTCTGGAATGAAAACACACCTCTTGTCGTTTACTCGGCTCAGGCAGCCGGGTGTCCTGTAGTGGCGTCCGATGTGCCGGGCATTGCTGAAGTCGTAGCTGACGGCGTCGATGGTCTGCTGTTCGAGCCTGGGAGCGCGAGCGAGTTGGAGCGGGCCCTGCGTCGCCTGCTTGATTGTCCCGGGTTGCTGGCGGGTCTTGCCCTGAACTCGAAGTCGCCGAAGTCTGTTTCATCGTATGTAGATGAGCTGTTAGATGCATGGCATTCGGCAGTAAACTGA
- a CDS encoding NAD-dependent epimerase/dehydratase family protein: MKITVFGGGGFIGSTIVDRLLLDGHSIRVFERPRVGEYRKFLPHENVEWMTGDLLATSDINKAVEGVDAVLHLVSTTLPKSSNEDPIYDVQSNLIASLQLLNAMVAHKVGRIVFISSGGTVYGSPKYIPIDEKHPTDPEVSYGITKLAIEKYILMYGHIHGIKPVILRVANPYGERQRVETAQGAVGVFIHNVLKQVPIEIWGDGSVQRDFLHVSDVAEAFAKSISYSGNAGVFNISSGVGTSLNSLLELIGEVSGAEVSRVYKPGRSFDVPVSVLSNDLAREELGWSPQVSMKEGIARTFEWAKRK; encoded by the coding sequence ATGAAAATAACAGTGTTTGGTGGCGGCGGCTTTATCGGTTCAACCATTGTTGATCGGTTGTTGCTTGATGGGCATTCGATCCGGGTATTCGAGCGTCCACGAGTTGGCGAATATCGGAAGTTTCTTCCCCACGAAAACGTCGAGTGGATGACCGGCGACCTGTTAGCGACGAGTGATATCAATAAGGCGGTAGAGGGCGTTGATGCGGTGCTGCATCTCGTATCTACGACGCTGCCTAAAAGTTCGAACGAAGATCCGATTTATGATGTACAGAGCAACCTGATTGCAAGTTTGCAACTGCTTAATGCAATGGTTGCTCACAAAGTAGGGCGGATTGTATTCATTTCTTCGGGGGGAACTGTATATGGTTCTCCAAAGTACATTCCGATTGATGAAAAACACCCTACAGATCCAGAAGTTTCTTATGGCATAACCAAGTTGGCCATTGAGAAGTATATCTTGATGTACGGCCATATCCACGGCATCAAGCCGGTTATTCTCAGGGTCGCGAATCCCTATGGCGAGCGGCAGCGTGTGGAGACAGCGCAGGGTGCGGTTGGCGTATTTATCCACAATGTGTTGAAGCAAGTCCCTATCGAGATTTGGGGGGACGGCAGTGTCCAGCGTGATTTCCTGCATGTCAGCGATGTGGCAGAGGCTTTCGCCAAGTCCATCAGCTACTCCGGCAATGCCGGGGTGTTCAATATCAGTTCGGGTGTCGGGACCAGCCTCAATAGTCTGTTGGAGCTGATCGGCGAAGTCAGTGGCGCGGAAGTGTCCAGGGTCTATAAGCCGGGGCGCTCTTTTGATGTGCCTGTCAGCGTACTAAGCAATGATCTTGCGCGGGAAGAGTTGGGCTGGTCGCCTCAAGTCTCGATGAAAGAGGGGATCGCCAGAACATTCGAATGGGCAAAAAGAAAGTGA
- a CDS encoding glycosyltransferase family 4 protein codes for MLNSAPSDFSNYSGMATIAGRYEPEPVSDAQGSKVLVVSYFNGRSLDFSEVYQSLRRQTFQNWKWLVCHDVNLDAQVHDALVAEVAGDARVSIREHAECAVTSTIWAQPEYIVLVDTSTRLGATFIEKALWCLASNPEFAFCNSFGVIHGAEDFLVEQRCSEGKYYLGNPQVKVRGMVVRTSALIEAFDDIAVLPDGRDPISTLTRLAGAGHWGFTIPEHLQWCRLTAVAQEAESVFAGFKKEVPHPHRRYPSAYETLPVEFAFQNPLKPNVRGRRVMFLLPWMVEGGADRVSIDLIEGLIAGGADVTVCATLEAEHRWEHKFAELTPDIFVLPNFLSLSDFPRFLLYLIASRGIDTVLITGSTLGYQLLPYLKSAAPETAFLDLSHTEEMHWLNGGHPRFSVGYQDALDINVVSTRHLAEWMAERGADQEKIRVMYTGIKSNPVSMTASERGDTLRRFDLDESALTIIFAGRMCDQKRPLKLAEILHTLKLAGVRFNALVIGDGELRPAFEGLIKDYELGDNVRVLGARPHAEWLSLLAVSDVLLMPSEYEGISVALLEAMAAGVVPVVADVGGQDELVGEEMGYLVAHGEDEVSRYVGVLQAVAADVSMRERKAQACKRLIAAHYTSAATNRQWLEILDEAHRNRIASSHPPLALGLAKELATWALESRRVTTYLDQIYATHCLTNDAQTEVSFKRGFIYLLVARVRHYRLGKYILDKPLTQKVVRRMKLLIS; via the coding sequence ATGTTAAACTCCGCCCCCTCTGATTTCTCCAATTATTCAGGCATGGCTACGATAGCGGGCCGTTACGAACCCGAGCCTGTGAGTGATGCACAAGGCTCTAAAGTTCTAGTTGTGAGCTACTTTAATGGGCGTAGCCTGGATTTTTCCGAAGTCTATCAGTCGTTACGACGCCAGACCTTTCAGAACTGGAAGTGGCTTGTTTGTCATGACGTAAATCTCGATGCGCAAGTTCATGATGCGCTTGTTGCTGAGGTGGCGGGAGACGCGCGGGTATCCATTCGCGAACACGCGGAATGTGCAGTCACGAGTACGATTTGGGCACAGCCTGAGTATATTGTACTTGTCGATACATCGACTCGACTGGGGGCAACATTCATTGAGAAGGCGCTCTGGTGTCTCGCCTCCAATCCCGAATTTGCCTTTTGCAACTCTTTCGGCGTGATTCATGGGGCTGAAGATTTTCTGGTCGAGCAACGTTGTAGTGAGGGTAAATATTACCTCGGCAACCCTCAGGTCAAAGTCAGGGGCATGGTTGTTCGTACATCGGCTCTGATCGAGGCTTTTGATGACATCGCTGTCTTGCCGGATGGTCGCGATCCCATCTCTACGCTTACCCGATTGGCTGGGGCGGGTCACTGGGGCTTTACAATTCCCGAGCATTTGCAGTGGTGCAGACTGACGGCGGTGGCACAAGAGGCCGAGAGTGTCTTTGCAGGCTTCAAGAAAGAAGTCCCGCATCCGCACCGACGTTACCCGTCAGCCTATGAAACATTGCCGGTCGAATTTGCCTTTCAGAATCCGCTCAAGCCCAATGTTCGTGGCAGGAGAGTTATGTTCCTTTTGCCCTGGATGGTTGAGGGCGGGGCGGATCGGGTCAGTATTGACCTTATCGAAGGACTGATTGCTGGCGGTGCTGATGTCACTGTTTGCGCCACGCTTGAGGCTGAGCATCGCTGGGAGCACAAGTTTGCCGAATTGACCCCGGATATTTTCGTACTTCCGAACTTCCTCTCGCTGTCCGACTTTCCACGCTTTCTTTTGTACCTTATCGCCTCTCGGGGTATTGATACGGTGCTTATTACTGGAAGTACCCTGGGTTATCAGTTGCTTCCTTATCTTAAGAGTGCGGCGCCTGAAACTGCATTCCTGGATCTTAGCCACACAGAGGAAATGCACTGGCTCAATGGCGGGCATCCGCGGTTTTCTGTGGGGTATCAGGATGCACTCGACATAAATGTCGTGAGCACTCGCCACTTGGCGGAGTGGATGGCTGAGCGCGGAGCTGACCAAGAAAAGATCCGGGTTATGTATACAGGCATCAAGTCGAACCCGGTTTCCATGACAGCATCCGAGCGCGGCGATACGTTGCGTCGTTTCGATTTGGACGAGAGTGCGCTCACCATCATTTTTGCCGGTCGTATGTGCGATCAGAAAAGGCCGTTGAAGCTTGCCGAGATACTCCATACGTTGAAGCTCGCCGGTGTGCGCTTCAATGCACTTGTTATTGGTGATGGCGAACTAAGGCCAGCATTCGAAGGGCTGATCAAGGATTATGAGCTTGGGGACAATGTCAGGGTGCTGGGCGCCAGGCCGCACGCCGAGTGGCTTTCCTTGCTGGCGGTATCTGACGTCCTGCTGATGCCGTCGGAATACGAGGGTATTTCGGTCGCGCTTCTCGAGGCCATGGCCGCGGGCGTCGTTCCCGTAGTAGCGGATGTGGGCGGACAGGACGAACTGGTTGGCGAAGAGATGGGATATCTGGTCGCTCATGGTGAGGATGAGGTCAGTCGCTATGTTGGTGTATTGCAGGCCGTTGCAGCCGATGTGTCCATGCGTGAACGCAAGGCGCAGGCGTGTAAGCGGCTGATTGCGGCCCATTACACTTCGGCAGCGACAAATCGCCAGTGGCTTGAGATTCTGGATGAGGCGCATCGCAACAGGATTGCTTCGTCACACCCGCCTCTCGCCTTGGGACTTGCGAAAGAGCTGGCGACGTGGGCTCTGGAAAGCAGGCGTGTTACCACCTACCTCGATCAAATTTATGCGACGCATTGCCTGACTAATGACGCGCAGACCGAGGTGTCCTTTAAACGTGGTTTTATTTATCTTTTGGTCGCGCGAGTTCGTCATTATCGTTTAGGGAAATATATTCTCGATAAGCCCTTGACTCAGAAGGTAGTAAGAAGAATGAAATTGTTGATTTCTTGA
- a CDS encoding acyltransferase family protein → MNSSATATNRSFGLDVCRTLACLLVVFGHMLGHSLPNPILQSFAFLAIFGVDLFFCLSGFLIGRILLKEAAHWGEMRTIGLTGFWYRRWMRTLPLYVFYFFISLRFDWKGATTFAEQFQYLVFAQNFAWPMTDFYRLSWSLAVEEWFYYAFPLALLLMIGLGAGVKRAATFTIGLFIVVPFLARLGISIGTDRYDDARYIVLFRLDAIGGGVAIAYLYTWHRSLFDRLIKYWYIPLAFVAAIIVLTKQGWPWTVNNKAVLTLFFTCSAIFFAALVPAFFNLRPSRWTLVNRFVKFTSLISYSIYLGHIFAFILVIAVINRFGLHESVYNNPWLVYPIFMACVYALAYMTYLFVEKPFLKLRDYNGFSLFKLMKSLQRLGAGK, encoded by the coding sequence ATGAACTCATCAGCTACAGCTACGAATCGATCCTTCGGGTTGGATGTCTGTCGTACGCTTGCCTGTCTGCTCGTCGTATTCGGGCACATGCTCGGGCATTCACTGCCTAATCCTATTCTGCAATCCTTTGCTTTCCTTGCGATTTTTGGTGTGGATCTGTTTTTCTGTCTGAGCGGCTTTCTGATTGGCAGGATTCTATTAAAAGAGGCTGCCCATTGGGGGGAAATGAGGACCATTGGCTTGACCGGGTTCTGGTACCGGAGGTGGATGAGGACGCTTCCACTTTACGTTTTCTATTTCTTTATTTCGTTGCGGTTTGACTGGAAGGGCGCGACCACTTTTGCCGAGCAGTTCCAGTATCTTGTTTTCGCACAGAACTTTGCTTGGCCAATGACTGATTTCTATCGGTTGTCTTGGAGTCTGGCTGTAGAAGAGTGGTTCTATTACGCTTTTCCTTTAGCGCTGTTGCTTATGATTGGGCTTGGCGCGGGGGTAAAGCGCGCAGCCACTTTCACCATCGGATTGTTCATCGTTGTTCCTTTTTTGGCCCGTTTGGGTATATCTATCGGGACGGACAGGTATGACGATGCTCGTTATATTGTGCTTTTTCGCCTGGATGCTATCGGTGGTGGGGTCGCGATTGCTTATCTTTATACCTGGCATCGGTCGTTGTTTGATCGGCTGATCAAGTACTGGTACATACCTTTAGCGTTCGTTGCTGCAATCATTGTGTTGACCAAGCAAGGATGGCCTTGGACCGTAAATAACAAAGCTGTGCTTACGTTGTTTTTTACATGTTCGGCAATTTTCTTTGCGGCTCTGGTCCCGGCTTTTTTTAACTTGCGTCCTTCGCGTTGGACTTTGGTTAATCGTTTTGTGAAATTCACAAGCCTGATTTCATATTCTATTTATCTGGGTCACATATTTGCTTTCATATTGGTGATAGCAGTCATAAATCGTTTTGGGCTGCATGAGAGCGTTTATAACAACCCGTGGTTGGTGTACCCGATATTTATGGCGTGTGTTTATGCGCTTGCCTACATGACGTACCTGTTTGTAGAAAAACCATTTCTCAAACTTCGTGATTACAATGGATTTTCGCTTTTCAAGCTAATGAAGAGCCTTCAGCGTCTCGGCGCAGGGAAATAG